A genomic segment from Clostridium pasteurianum BC1 encodes:
- a CDS encoding ABC transporter ATP-binding protein → MRSFIELKNVKKSYNMGEVVIKAVDDVSFSINKGEFVIVLGASGAGKSTILNLLGGMDHITEGSIYVDGNEISKYNKKMLTKYRREDIGFVFQFYNLVQNLNAVENVELAAEICKNPMEAVQVLRNVGLKDRLHNFPSQLSGGEQQRVSIARALAKNPKLLLCDEPTGALDYNTGKAILKLLVDTSQKYNMTVIVITHNSAIAPIADKVITVKSGKVENIEKNPNPVSIESIEW, encoded by the coding sequence ATGAGAAGCTTCATAGAACTAAAAAATGTGAAGAAAAGTTATAACATGGGAGAAGTAGTTATTAAGGCTGTGGACGATGTTTCCTTCTCTATAAATAAGGGAGAATTTGTAATAGTGCTTGGTGCTAGTGGAGCAGGAAAATCTACTATACTCAATCTACTAGGAGGCATGGATCATATCACCGAAGGAAGTATTTATGTAGATGGAAATGAAATAAGTAAATATAATAAAAAAATGTTAACAAAATATAGAAGAGAAGATATAGGCTTTGTGTTTCAGTTTTATAATTTAGTGCAAAATTTAAATGCAGTAGAAAATGTAGAGTTAGCAGCAGAAATATGTAAAAATCCAATGGAAGCGGTACAGGTACTTAGAAATGTTGGTCTGAAAGATAGATTACATAATTTTCCTTCACAGCTTTCAGGAGGAGAGCAGCAAAGAGTATCCATAGCTAGAGCATTGGCTAAAAATCCAAAACTGTTACTATGTGATGAGCCTACAGGAGCTTTGGATTATAATACAGGTAAGGCTATACTGAAATTATTAGTTGATACATCACAAAAATATAATATGACTGTAATAGTTATAACTCATAATTCGGCTATAGCACCAATAGCAGATAAAGTAATAACTGTGAAAAGTGGTAAGGTTGAAAATATAGAAAAAAATCCAAATCCAGTATCCATAGAAAGCATAGAGTGGTAA
- a CDS encoding 3D domain-containing protein — MNKKAVSIVMMLVLTITISSNAFAAPTTDESAELKQTQDNKKQIQGKVNTLNKQIDDIIKSVDKNKSDMNKIDENIKSTEAKLKDLEEHSKEQDDLFKKRLRALYISGGGSNYLDVILGSKTLSDFISSVDSISTIMKYDNNLASQLQEQKDTITKQKDALNYENNRLSALKSSNEATLANLSNDIKQQNQLLAQATSKENTLIAQQKAEEAAAQAAEKARELAAQQAANASKQIASNNPNSTSSPIAINRGGSSPIGFSKVLDMEATAYSDDGFTASGYRTSRNPNGYSTIAVDPRVIPLGSKVYVEGYGYAIACDTGGAIQGNIIDLFLPSNDEANNWGRRSVKVYIVGN; from the coding sequence TTGAATAAAAAAGCGGTGTCTATCGTTATGATGTTAGTATTAACTATCACCATAAGCAGTAATGCATTTGCTGCACCGACCACTGATGAATCAGCTGAACTAAAACAAACTCAAGATAATAAGAAACAAATACAGGGAAAAGTTAATACTTTAAATAAACAAATCGATGATATTATAAAAAGTGTCGATAAAAACAAAAGTGATATGAATAAAATTGATGAGAATATCAAAAGTACAGAAGCTAAATTGAAAGATCTAGAGGAGCACTCAAAAGAGCAGGATGACTTATTTAAAAAGAGGCTGAGAGCGCTATATATAAGTGGTGGCGGCAGTAACTATTTGGACGTAATTCTAGGTTCTAAAACTTTGAGTGATTTCATATCATCTGTAGATTCAATCTCTACAATAATGAAATACGATAATAATCTTGCTTCTCAGCTACAGGAACAGAAGGATACCATAACAAAGCAAAAAGATGCTTTGAATTATGAAAACAACAGATTATCAGCTTTAAAATCAAGTAATGAAGCTACTCTAGCTAATCTAAGTAATGATATAAAACAACAAAATCAATTGCTTGCTCAAGCCACTTCAAAAGAAAATACTTTAATAGCACAACAAAAAGCAGAAGAAGCTGCTGCACAAGCCGCAGAAAAGGCAAGAGAATTAGCAGCACAGCAAGCTGCAAACGCATCTAAACAAATAGCTAGCAACAATCCTAATAGTACAAGTTCCCCTATTGCAATAAATCGTGGTGGTTCCTCTCCAATAGGATTCTCAAAAGTACTAGATATGGAAGCTACTGCTTATTCAGATGATGGTTTTACTGCAAGTGGTTATAGAACAAGCAGAAATCCAAATGGCTACAGTACTATAGCCGTAGATCCTAGAGTAATACCTTTAGGTTCTAAAGTATACGTAGAAGGTTATGGATATGCTATTGCCTGTGATACCGGTGGTGCTATTCAGGGAAATATAATAGACTTATTTCTACCTTCAAATGATGAGGCAAATAATTGGGGCAGAAGATCTGTAAAAGTTTATATTGTTGGAAATTAA
- a CDS encoding ABC transporter permease: MKKTVLKNLFRDIKKTFSRFLSIVIIITVGVSFYAGVRATSPDMKKSGDYYFYKNNLMDFKVISTLGITKDDIAEIEKLNGVTKADGSYSMDGVVEKDNRSIVLNVNSLPKEDSMNKINILKGRTAKNDREAVVEEKFLEKYKSKIGDKIVLQSDNDSDIKDKLKNNEFQIVGTAESPLYISAQRQLSSVGDGDVNGFVYIIPEDFKSDVYTEMYVRCNSEESKASLLSNDKYKNVTSGIEKELEGIGIKRNEIRYAQVLRDANDKIQAAEDKLGNSRREAEDKIAEGHRQLDDAKVKLEQGKSEFQENQISFDKKISYGEKQISQGKSQIEAAENEINSNTVDIQNGRLQLAKAKNQLTEAENKLNAGKQQAAASISEGMEVKVAEAKKYMDSLPINPVYIAQYNSLNEIYEKDIKGKDFDNMYDALNNDGAVKQLNEYFDIKSLKITFDKAYLDISSGRKQITAKNKLLQDGEARLAAGRAEIEENKKKIADSERELNKEKKEGIIKLNDANAQLVEGQKIIDENTQRLNSEESKTNSQINSGEAQLQRNRDKIKNIKKPEWYVLGRTLNVGYENYRQDSHRIDNIGKAFPLIFFLVAALVSLTTMARMVQENRIEIGTFKALGYSRLAIVSHYLIYSLLASVIGSVIGISFGFRLFPPLIMNAYSSLYTIPYALIPFNTKLAVESSLIAVLFTSLAAIAATLSELREVPASLMRPKPPKSGKVILLEKITFLWKRLSFTRKVTARNIFRYKQRFFMTVIGIAACTGLMITGFGLKEGITGAMNKQFSEIYKYNMQASFIKSIDSGEKNNIKNKIIKDNNMKSILFTYSKNASVNKKSGSEDVYIIVPENKGNLNKYINLTMKNNSLKLEDNGVIITEKLSKLINKKIGDSFQITINSKVINAKISAITEQYVQHYIYISSDYYKKIAGEDIQFNSFYGLLKDTSNSAQNNTSKILTDIDGIGSVSFKNNLQVNFNKGINSINSVVLVLIVSAGILAFVVIYNLTNININERKRELATIKVLGFYNNELAFYIYRENIILTIIGSLVGIIYGILINRLIISTAETNVMMFLKTINPIYLLYSAMLTILFSFVVNLVMYRRFDRIDMIESLKNAE; this comes from the coding sequence ATGAAAAAGACGGTTTTAAAAAATTTATTTAGAGATATAAAAAAGACTTTTTCAAGGTTTTTATCAATAGTAATAATCATAACTGTTGGTGTATCTTTTTATGCAGGGGTAAGAGCTACTAGTCCGGATATGAAAAAGTCAGGAGATTATTATTTTTATAAAAATAATCTTATGGATTTTAAAGTCATTTCTACCCTTGGCATTACTAAAGATGATATAGCGGAAATTGAAAAGTTAAATGGTGTAACAAAGGCAGATGGTTCTTATTCTATGGATGGAGTAGTTGAAAAGGATAACCGTTCAATAGTACTTAATGTTAATTCATTACCCAAAGAAGATAGTATGAATAAAATAAATATTCTTAAGGGGAGAACAGCTAAAAATGATAGAGAAGCTGTAGTTGAAGAAAAATTTCTTGAGAAATATAAATCTAAAATAGGTGATAAAATAGTACTTCAATCTGATAATGATAGTGATATAAAAGATAAGCTTAAGAATAATGAATTTCAAATTGTAGGTACAGCAGAGTCACCACTGTATATTTCTGCTCAGAGGCAGCTGAGTTCTGTAGGAGATGGGGATGTAAACGGGTTTGTATACATAATTCCTGAGGATTTTAAAAGTGATGTCTATACAGAGATGTATGTGAGATGTAATAGTGAGGAATCTAAAGCTAGTCTTTTAAGTAATGATAAATATAAAAATGTAACATCCGGAATAGAAAAAGAGCTTGAGGGTATAGGGATTAAAAGGAATGAAATAAGATATGCTCAGGTTTTAAGGGACGCTAATGATAAAATACAAGCAGCGGAAGATAAACTAGGAAATTCAAGGCGAGAAGCAGAAGATAAAATTGCAGAGGGACATAGACAGCTAGATGACGCAAAAGTCAAATTAGAACAGGGAAAATCAGAGTTTCAAGAAAATCAAATTAGTTTTGATAAAAAAATATCCTATGGTGAAAAACAAATATCTCAGGGCAAAAGTCAAATTGAAGCTGCAGAGAATGAGATAAATTCAAATACAGTAGATATACAAAATGGCAGGCTACAACTTGCTAAGGCCAAAAATCAGCTTACTGAAGCTGAAAATAAGTTAAATGCAGGTAAACAGCAAGCTGCTGCTAGCATATCAGAAGGAATGGAAGTAAAAGTGGCAGAAGCAAAAAAGTATATGGATTCTTTACCAATTAATCCAGTATATATAGCGCAATATAATTCTTTAAATGAAATTTATGAGAAAGACATAAAGGGAAAAGACTTTGACAATATGTATGATGCTTTAAATAATGATGGAGCCGTAAAACAGCTTAATGAATATTTTGATATAAAGAGTTTAAAGATTACTTTTGATAAAGCCTATTTGGATATAAGTTCAGGTAGGAAGCAAATAACTGCTAAGAATAAGCTGCTACAGGATGGAGAGGCAAGGCTTGCAGCAGGAAGAGCGGAGATTGAGGAAAATAAAAAAAAGATAGCTGATTCAGAGAGAGAGCTCAATAAAGAAAAAAAAGAGGGAATTATAAAGCTCAATGACGCAAATGCACAGCTTGTAGAGGGGCAAAAAATTATTGATGAAAATACTCAAAGGTTAAATAGTGAGGAGTCAAAAACAAATTCACAGATTAACTCTGGAGAAGCCCAGCTTCAGCGTAATAGAGATAAAATTAAGAATATAAAAAAGCCAGAATGGTACGTGCTTGGAAGGACTCTTAATGTAGGCTATGAAAATTACAGGCAGGATAGTCATAGAATTGATAATATAGGAAAGGCATTTCCACTAATATTTTTCTTAGTAGCTGCTTTGGTTAGTCTTACAACTATGGCCAGAATGGTTCAAGAAAATAGAATTGAGATTGGAACATTTAAGGCCCTGGGATATTCTAGACTTGCTATAGTTTCCCATTATTTAATATATTCACTTTTAGCTAGTGTCATAGGCAGTGTAATAGGAATATCCTTTGGTTTCAGATTATTTCCACCACTTATAATGAATGCTTATAGTTCTCTTTACACAATTCCTTATGCATTAATACCATTTAACACAAAACTTGCAGTAGAGTCATCCTTAATAGCTGTATTATTTACAAGCTTAGCAGCTATAGCAGCAACCTTAAGTGAACTAAGAGAGGTACCAGCTTCATTAATGAGACCAAAGCCTCCAAAATCAGGTAAAGTTATATTATTAGAGAAAATAACTTTTTTATGGAAAAGACTTAGTTTTACAAGAAAAGTTACTGCAAGAAATATATTTAGATATAAACAGAGATTTTTTATGACAGTAATAGGAATAGCTGCTTGCACAGGCTTGATGATAACGGGTTTTGGACTTAAAGAAGGCATAACAGGTGCTATGAATAAGCAGTTTAGTGAGATATATAAATATAATATGCAGGCTAGTTTTATTAAAAGTATAGATAGTGGAGAAAAAAATAATATAAAGAATAAGATTATTAAAGATAATAATATGAAGTCTATACTATTTACTTATTCAAAAAATGCTTCTGTAAATAAAAAATCTGGTAGTGAAGATGTTTATATAATAGTACCTGAAAACAAAGGTAATCTTAATAAATATATAAATCTTACTATGAAAAACAATAGTTTAAAACTTGAAGATAATGGTGTAATAATTACTGAAAAGCTTTCTAAACTTATAAATAAAAAAATAGGGGATAGCTTTCAAATTACCATAAATAGTAAAGTGATAAATGCTAAAATATCGGCTATAACGGAGCAGTATGTTCAGCATTATATTTATATAAGTTCTGATTACTATAAAAAAATCGCTGGAGAAGATATACAATTTAATAGTTTTTATGGACTCCTAAAGGATACTTCAAACAGTGCACAAAATAATACATCAAAAATATTAACTGATATAGACGGCATAGGATCCGTAAGCTTTAAAAATAATCTTCAAGTGAATTTTAATAAAGGTATAAATAGTATAAATTCAGTAGTATTGGTGCTTATAGTATCAGCAGGAATTTTAGCTTTTGTGGTAATATATAATCTTACAAATATAAATATTAATGAAAGAAAAAGAGAACTAGCTACCATAAAGGTCTTAGGATTTTACAATAATGAATTGGCATTTTACATATACAGGGAAAATATAATATTAACCATTATAGGTAGTTTAGTAGGAATAATATATGGAATTCTCATTAATAGGCTTATAATAAGTACTGCAGAAACAAATGTAATGATGTTTTTAAAGACAATTAATCCAATTTACCTTTTGTATTCTGCTATGCTTACAATATTGTTTTCCTTTGTAGTGAATTTAGTGATGTATAGAAGATTTGACAGAATAGATATGATAGAGTCACTTAAAAATGCAGAATAA
- a CDS encoding zinc dependent phospholipase C family protein produces the protein MIINTHILFSKIVYKHCLKELNFKLNKNIFMYGNIKPDISPDTFKSSHTLKDSIGIVSEYFNELSNNKLDIKQFSMILGMICHYTADYFCIYHTEEYNKKNIFKHIVYEIALHVNLRILLIKGKLKIIDSRSIPQRNVVSIIFNMQEKYFQKKRCFLTDIIYALSTITMVTESIIYFNINEFENIETYKLSKNIGGII, from the coding sequence GTGATAATAAATACACATATATTATTTTCTAAAATTGTATATAAACATTGTTTAAAAGAACTAAATTTTAAATTAAACAAAAATATTTTTATGTATGGAAATATTAAGCCTGACATTTCTCCTGATACCTTTAAAAGTTCCCATACTTTAAAGGATAGTATAGGTATTGTGTCTGAATATTTTAATGAATTATCTAATAATAAATTAGATATTAAGCAGTTCTCAATGATTCTAGGGATGATATGCCATTATACAGCAGACTATTTTTGTATATATCATACTGAAGAATATAATAAAAAAAATATTTTTAAACATATAGTCTATGAAATAGCTCTTCATGTTAATCTAAGAATTCTTCTTATAAAAGGTAAACTAAAAATAATTGATAGCAGAAGTATACCTCAAAGAAATGTAGTATCAATTATTTTTAATATGCAGGAAAAGTATTTTCAAAAAAAGAGGTGTTTTTTGACGGATATAATTTATGCGCTATCAACCATCACTATGGTAACAGAATCAATAATTTATTTTAATATTAATGAATTTGAAAATATAGAAACCTATAAACTATCAAAAAATATAGGAGGGATAATATGA
- a CDS encoding glycosyltransferase family 4 protein, which produces MKIAVFTDTFLPQINGVTNTLNNLMEYYEANNIEYLIFAPDNDIRKNENYNIQRFFSIKFFLYPECRIAFPNAFRLNTSLSSFKPDIIQIMTEFNIGRAGLRYGKKHGIPTISNYTTNFSQYLNYYNLDFLNNYIWNYMRWFHNQNDLTLCPSEEIRRSLKKEGISNTGIFSRGIDSKSFNPKLRSEELRNQLGINDKLVFLYVGRVSPEKDLDILIDAYKEIFEKYRDKIALIITGEGPYLEKCKNDFPKGTIFTGFKKGKELAQIYASSDVFVFPSSTETFGNVVLEAMASGIPVIGADAGGVKEIIKHGVNGLKFKARNVNELINSMAELIQNKDLRNTLKINGRNTGLNRSWNKVFHGLMDNYNDVLISKKNNSVISA; this is translated from the coding sequence ATGAAGATAGCTGTTTTTACAGATACTTTTTTGCCTCAGATAAATGGAGTTACTAATACCTTAAATAATCTTATGGAATATTATGAAGCAAATAATATTGAATATTTAATATTCGCACCAGATAATGATATAAGGAAGAACGAAAATTATAATATACAAAGATTCTTTAGCATAAAATTTTTTCTCTATCCAGAATGTAGAATAGCTTTTCCAAATGCATTTAGATTAAATACCTCATTGTCTAGTTTTAAACCAGATATAATACAAATTATGACTGAGTTTAACATAGGGAGAGCAGGATTGAGGTATGGAAAAAAACATGGAATACCAACTATTTCTAATTATACAACCAATTTTTCACAGTACTTAAATTATTATAATTTAGATTTTTTAAATAATTATATATGGAATTATATGAGATGGTTTCACAATCAAAATGATTTAACTTTATGTCCATCAGAGGAAATAAGAAGGTCTCTTAAAAAGGAAGGAATATCAAATACAGGTATTTTTTCAAGAGGTATAGATTCTAAAAGCTTCAATCCAAAGCTAAGAAGTGAAGAGTTAAGGAATCAGCTTGGTATCAATGATAAATTAGTGTTTTTATATGTAGGAAGAGTTTCACCTGAGAAGGATTTAGATATTTTAATTGATGCTTATAAAGAAATTTTTGAGAAATATAGAGATAAGATAGCTCTCATTATAACTGGAGAAGGTCCATACTTAGAAAAGTGTAAGAATGATTTTCCTAAAGGTACCATATTTACTGGCTTTAAGAAGGGAAAAGAATTGGCACAAATTTATGCATCTAGTGATGTTTTTGTTTTTCCTTCCTCTACAGAAACCTTTGGGAATGTAGTACTTGAAGCTATGGCTTCTGGTATTCCAGTTATAGGTGCTGATGCTGGTGGAGTTAAAGAGATTATTAAACATGGAGTTAATGGTCTTAAGTTTAAGGCAAGGAATGTTAACGAACTAATTAACTCTATGGCAGAATTAATTCAAAATAAAGATTTAAGGAATACATTAAAGATAAATGGCAGGAACACTGGATTAAATAGATCATGGAATAAAGTTTTTCATGGGCTTATGGATAATTATAATGACGTTTTAATTAGCAAAAAGAACAATAGTGTTATTAGTGCTTGA